In Fusobacterium perfoetens, the following proteins share a genomic window:
- the lepA gene encoding translation elongation factor 4, whose protein sequence is MQQKFKRNFSIIAHIDHGKSTIADRLLEATHTVAERDMKSQLLDSMDLEREKGITIKAQAVTLYYDAKDGNRYELNLIDTPGHVDFIYEVSRSLSACEGALLVVDAAQGVEAQTLANVYLALENDLEIVPVVNKIDLPAAEPERVKKEIEDVIGLPADDAVLTSAKINLGIEELLEEIVKRIPCPDYDEEAPLRALIFDSKFDDYRGVITYIKVEDGSIKKGDKIRIWSTDKEAEILECGIFSPNMKPTNELTSGSVGYIITGLKTIKDSRVGDTITHVDRPCDEPLHGFRPAQSMVFAGIYPISTDDYGDLRESLEKLQLNDASLNFVPETSLALGFGFRCGFLGLLHMEIIVERLRREYDIDLISTSPSVEYRITMEGKPTYVIDNPCDFPDGGKSKFIIQEPYIKGNIIVPKDYVGSVMELCQEKRGVYIGMSYIDDTRTMITYELPLAEIVLDFYDKLKSKTRGYASFEYELIDYRDGDLVKVDILVSGEVVDAFSFIAHKDNAVSKGRAICEKLKEAIPRQQFEIPIQAALGAKIIARETIKAYRKNVLAKCYGGDITRKKKLLEKQKAGKKRMKQIGNVEIPQEAFVSILKLNDN, encoded by the coding sequence GTGCAACAAAAATTTAAAAGAAACTTTTCTATCATAGCTCATATAGACCACGGAAAATCTACTATAGCTGATAGACTTTTAGAAGCTACTCATACAGTTGCTGAGAGAGATATGAAATCTCAACTTCTTGACTCAATGGATCTTGAAAGAGAAAAAGGGATCACTATCAAAGCTCAAGCTGTAACTCTTTATTATGACGCAAAAGACGGAAATAGATATGAATTAAATCTTATTGATACTCCGGGACACGTTGACTTTATATATGAAGTTTCTCGTTCTCTTTCTGCTTGTGAAGGAGCATTATTAGTAGTTGACGCTGCTCAAGGTGTAGAAGCTCAAACTCTTGCTAACGTTTACCTTGCTTTAGAAAATGACTTGGAAATAGTTCCTGTTGTAAATAAAATAGATTTACCAGCAGCTGAACCAGAAAGAGTTAAAAAAGAGATAGAAGATGTAATAGGACTTCCAGCTGATGATGCTGTTCTTACATCTGCAAAAATAAATCTTGGTATTGAAGAACTACTTGAAGAGATTGTTAAAAGAATCCCTTGTCCTGACTATGACGAAGAAGCTCCTCTTAGAGCTTTAATCTTCGATTCAAAATTTGACGATTATAGAGGAGTTATCACTTATATAAAAGTAGAAGATGGAAGTATCAAAAAAGGTGACAAAATAAGAATTTGGTCAACTGACAAAGAAGCTGAAATCTTAGAATGTGGAATCTTCTCACCAAATATGAAACCTACAAATGAATTAACATCAGGTTCTGTTGGATATATTATAACAGGTTTAAAAACAATAAAAGATTCAAGAGTTGGGGATACTATCACTCATGTAGATAGACCTTGTGATGAACCTCTTCATGGATTTAGACCAGCTCAATCAATGGTTTTTGCTGGAATCTATCCAATTTCAACTGACGACTACGGAGATTTAAGAGAGTCTTTAGAAAAATTACAACTAAACGACGCATCTTTAAACTTTGTTCCTGAAACATCTCTTGCTTTAGGATTTGGATTTAGATGTGGATTCTTAGGACTTTTACATATGGAAATTATAGTTGAAAGACTTAGAAGAGAGTATGACATAGATCTTATTTCTACATCTCCATCTGTTGAGTATAGAATAACTATGGAAGGAAAACCTACTTATGTAATTGACAACCCTTGTGATTTCCCTGATGGTGGAAAATCTAAATTTATAATTCAAGAACCATATATCAAAGGAAATATCATAGTTCCAAAAGATTATGTTGGATCTGTTATGGAACTTTGCCAAGAAAAACGTGGAGTTTATATTGGAATGAGTTATATTGATGATACAAGAACAATGATAACTTATGAACTTCCTCTGGCTGAAATCGTTCTTGATTTCTATGATAAATTAAAATCAAAAACAAGAGGTTACGCTTCATTTGAATATGAACTAATTGATTACAGAGATGGAGATCTTGTAAAAGTTGATATTCTAGTTTCAGGAGAAGTTGTTGACGCATTCTCATTTATCGCTCATAAAGACAATGCTGTTTCAAAAGGAAGAGCTATCTGTGAAAAATTAAAAGAAGCTATCCCTAGACAACAATTTGAAATTCCTATTCAAGCAGCACTTGGAGCAAAAATAATAGCTCGTGAAACTATCAAAGCATATAGGAAGAACGTTCTTGCTAAATGTTATGGTGGAGATATCACAAGAAAGAAAAAACTTCTTGAAAAACAAAAAGCTGGTAAGAAGAGAATGAAACAAATAGGAAACGTTGAAATTCCTCAAGAGGCTTTTGTTTCTATCTTAAAATTAAATGATAACTAG
- a CDS encoding zinc ribbon domain-containing protein, whose translation MFFVMGFGSKDELLKEVSFRCTNCINEKFELHQMSNVFSFFFIPIFRFNKKFLIVCKNCKSIYRLKNESLEKVLETSNVTYDDVEEIIRNNNVCKNCGHRVDETDKFCPNCGNKL comes from the coding sequence ATGTTTTTTGTCATGGGATTTGGAAGTAAAGATGAACTTTTAAAAGAAGTTAGCTTTAGATGTACAAACTGTATAAATGAAAAGTTTGAACTTCATCAAATGTCTAATGTATTTAGTTTTTTCTTTATCCCAATTTTTAGATTTAACAAAAAATTTTTAATAGTTTGTAAAAACTGTAAAAGTATATATAGATTAAAAAATGAATCATTGGAAAAAGTTTTAGAAACATCAAACGTCACTTATGATGATGTAGAAGAAATTATTAGAAACAACAATGTTTGCAAAAACTGTGGTCACAGAGTAGATGAAACTGATAAGTTTTGTCCAAACTGTGGAAATAAACTTTAG
- a CDS encoding LysE family translocator produces the protein MLTATFFKGAITGLILSFPFGPVGFYCMEKTLTEGRKEGYVTALGMITSDVIYGMVAFLFVNFVDDFIFRYETLCKIAVGILLILLGVKKLKSPVLLDKTIEKGYNIIQNYFVGLGLASINITGILTILGIYTLLGLVRDQDNYLYLALGIATGGVTSWFFTVNIICFFRRFITDDLLVKLSRIASFIIMTFGIITLGYILFK, from the coding sequence TTGTTAACAGCTACATTTTTTAAAGGTGCCATCACTGGCTTAATATTATCTTTTCCATTTGGACCTGTTGGGTTTTATTGTATGGAAAAAACTTTAACTGAGGGAAGAAAAGAAGGATATGTCACTGCACTAGGAATGATTACTTCTGATGTAATCTATGGAATGGTTGCCTTTCTCTTTGTTAATTTTGTGGACGATTTTATTTTTAGATATGAGACACTTTGCAAAATAGCTGTTGGTATACTTTTAATACTGCTTGGAGTAAAAAAATTAAAATCTCCTGTACTTTTAGATAAAACTATAGAAAAAGGATACAATATTATTCAAAATTATTTTGTTGGACTTGGACTTGCTAGTATAAATATAACAGGTATCCTTACAATTTTAGGTATTTATACTTTGCTTGGACTTGTGAGAGATCAAGATAATTATCTGTATCTTGCTCTTGGAATAGCCACTGGTGGAGTAACTTCTTGGTTCTTCACTGTAAATATTATCTGTTTCTTTAGAAGATTTATAACAGATGATCTTTTAGTAAAACTTTCAAGAATTGCTAGTTTTATCATTATGACTTTTGGTATTATTACTTTAGGTTACATACTTTTTAAATAA
- the sfsA gene encoding DNA/RNA nuclease SfsA, giving the protein MEKLIYKIEINEIAKFLERPNRFICNAKLKNGDIVTTHVHDSGRIKELLYPENTVFLRRAKDMSKRKTEWDLIGALAEDGEEILLNSSFHRYISENILRDFEISPFGEVDLVKAEVKNGHSRLDYMLEKDNKKIWVEVKGVSLSVNKRAIFPDAPSERATKHLNTLMEIKKNGDRACVLLLVFRDSDSFIPNYETDKLFFETFYKALENGVEVYPIQLKLKNGEIFYTDKKISIEPREK; this is encoded by the coding sequence ATGGAAAAATTAATTTATAAAATTGAAATAAATGAGATTGCAAAATTTTTAGAAAGACCAAATCGGTTTATTTGTAATGCAAAATTAAAAAACGGAGATATTGTTACAACTCATGTTCATGATAGCGGAAGAATAAAAGAATTATTATATCCAGAAAATACTGTTTTCCTAAGACGTGCCAAAGATATGAGCAAAAGAAAAACTGAATGGGATCTGATTGGAGCTTTAGCAGAAGACGGAGAAGAAATTCTTCTTAACTCATCTTTTCACAGATATATTTCAGAAAATATTTTAAGAGATTTTGAAATATCTCCTTTTGGAGAAGTTGATTTAGTAAAAGCAGAAGTTAAAAATGGACATAGCCGTTTAGACTATATGCTTGAAAAAGATAATAAAAAAATTTGGGTTGAAGTAAAAGGTGTTTCTCTTTCTGTAAATAAAAGAGCTATTTTTCCAGATGCTCCCTCTGAAAGAGCCACTAAACATCTAAACACTTTAATGGAAATCAAAAAAAATGGAGACAGAGCTTGCGTTCTTCTTTTAGTCTTTAGAGATTCTGATAGTTTTATTCCAAACTATGAAACAGATAAATTATTTTTTGAAACTTTTTATAAAGCTTTAGAGAATGGTGTTGAAGTATATCCTATCCAACTAAAATTAAAAAATGGTGAGATTTTTTATACTGACAAAAAAATATCAATAGAACCTAGAGAAAAATAA
- a CDS encoding branched-chain amino acid aminotransferase, with protein sequence MEIRVERAKTLKEKPDQNNLGFGKYYTDHMFLMDYSKEKGWHDARIVPYGPLSLSPASFVLHYAQEVFEGLKAYKTKDGKVLLFRPEMNAKRMQNSCARLCMAKLPEDMFVEAIEKLVEYEKDWIPEAEGTSLYIRPFMFSTEATVGVHPADNYLFAIILSPVGNYYPEGVSPVKIYVEEELVRASKGGTGFTKCGGNYAASILAQYNAQQKGYTQVLWLDGVERKYVEEVGTMNVMFMVDGEIYTSPIDGTVLPGVTRDSCLALLREWGYKVHEEHFTIDFLMEAGKNGKLQEAFGTGTAAVISPVGELFYKGETVVINDFKTGSLTQKLYDTLTGIQWGKLEDTHNWTKEVK encoded by the coding sequence ATGGAAATCAGAGTAGAGAGAGCTAAAACTTTAAAGGAGAAACCAGATCAAAATAATCTTGGATTTGGAAAATATTATACAGACCATATGTTTTTAATGGATTATTCTAAAGAAAAAGGTTGGCACGATGCAAGAATAGTTCCTTATGGACCACTTTCTTTAAGTCCAGCATCTTTTGTTTTACACTATGCTCAAGAAGTTTTTGAAGGATTAAAAGCTTACAAAACAAAAGATGGAAAAGTTCTTTTATTCCGTCCTGAGATGAATGCTAAGAGAATGCAAAATTCTTGTGCTAGACTTTGTATGGCAAAATTACCTGAAGATATGTTTGTAGAAGCTATTGAAAAATTAGTTGAATATGAAAAAGATTGGATTCCTGAAGCAGAGGGAACTTCATTATATATCCGTCCATTTATGTTCTCAACTGAAGCTACAGTTGGAGTTCACCCAGCAGATAATTATCTATTTGCAATAATTTTATCTCCAGTTGGAAACTATTATCCTGAAGGAGTTAGTCCAGTAAAAATCTACGTTGAAGAAGAACTAGTACGTGCTTCAAAAGGTGGAACAGGATTTACAAAATGTGGTGGAAACTACGCTGCAAGTATCCTTGCTCAATATAATGCTCAACAAAAAGGATATACTCAAGTTTTATGGCTTGATGGGGTAGAGCGTAAATATGTTGAGGAAGTTGGAACTATGAATGTTATGTTTATGGTTGACGGAGAAATCTATACTTCACCTATTGATGGAACAGTTTTACCGGGAGTTACAAGAGATTCTTGTTTAGCTCTTTTAAGAGAATGGGGATATAAAGTTCATGAGGAACATTTCACTATTGATTTCTTAATGGAAGCTGGAAAAAATGGAAAACTTCAAGAAGCTTTTGGTACAGGAACTGCAGCTGTTATCTCTCCAGTAGGAGAACTGTTCTACAAAGGTGAAACAGTTGTTATAAATGATTTTAAAACTGGAAGTCTAACTCAAAAATTATATGATACTCTAACTGGTATCCAATGGGGTAAATTAGAAGACACTCACAATTGGACTAAAGAAGTTAAATAA
- a CDS encoding carbon starvation protein A, with protein sequence MSSLMILVLSIFAFLVAYVTYGSWLAKQWGVDPKEVTPAHTMEDGIDYVPAKAPILLGHHFASIAGAGPITGPIQAAVFGWLPVLLWIVVGGIFFGGVQDFSSIVVSIKHGGKTLGEVIEEYIGHKCKVLFTTFAWLVILLVIAAFADIVASTFQGYTVAADGTKTYIQANGSVATASILFIPLAVAFGFLVYRKNAPLVISSVAGVALLVLCIYVGLKFPIYLSKNFWLGFVFVYIIVASVTPVWILLQPRDYLNSFLLYFMILAAFIGVVFTNPTINLPSFTGMKNSFNGQFVFPYLFITVACGAVSGFHSLIGSGTTSKQLDNAKDAKLIGYGSMLIECVLAVIALITVGVLFKDGKMPAGSPAVVFATGVSGFFGAMGFSDIAVRTTFTVISLAFSAFALTSLDTATRLGRFLFQELFTSKNPEENKGITKSFSNMYVATVITVFLDGILCLGGYKNIWPIFGACNQLVAVPCFLGVSVWLAKTGRNNKMLFIPMVFMICATMSSLLISFKTNVLLLVSGQGKLAVHGLQSVVIFFIFGLALILVIEGTKVLMSLKKKTPVANKV encoded by the coding sequence ATGAGTAGTTTAATGATTTTAGTATTATCAATTTTTGCATTTTTAGTTGCTTATGTTACCTACGGTTCTTGGCTTGCAAAACAATGGGGAGTAGATCCAAAAGAAGTTACACCAGCTCACACTATGGAAGATGGTATTGATTACGTTCCTGCAAAAGCTCCTATCCTTTTAGGACACCATTTCGCTTCAATTGCTGGAGCTGGACCAATAACAGGTCCTATCCAAGCTGCTGTATTTGGTTGGTTACCAGTTCTTTTATGGATTGTTGTAGGAGGAATATTCTTTGGAGGAGTTCAAGATTTTTCATCAATCGTCGTTTCAATCAAACATGGTGGAAAAACTTTAGGGGAAGTTATTGAAGAATATATCGGTCATAAATGTAAAGTTTTATTTACAACATTTGCTTGGCTAGTAATCTTACTAGTTATCGCAGCTTTCGCTGACATCGTTGCAAGTACATTCCAAGGATATACAGTGGCAGCTGACGGAACAAAAACTTATATTCAAGCTAATGGTTCTGTTGCAACTGCATCTATCTTATTTATTCCTTTAGCTGTTGCATTTGGATTTTTAGTTTATAGAAAAAATGCTCCATTAGTAATTTCTTCAGTAGCGGGAGTTGCTCTTTTAGTTCTTTGTATCTATGTAGGACTTAAATTCCCTATCTACTTAAGTAAAAATTTCTGGCTTGGATTTGTATTTGTATATATCATTGTAGCTTCTGTTACACCTGTATGGATCTTATTACAACCAAGAGATTATCTAAATAGTTTCTTATTATATTTTATGATTTTAGCAGCTTTTATCGGAGTTGTTTTCACTAACCCAACTATCAATCTTCCAAGTTTTACTGGAATGAAAAATAGTTTTAATGGACAATTTGTTTTCCCTTATCTATTCATCACAGTAGCTTGTGGGGCAGTTTCTGGATTCCACTCATTAATCGGCTCAGGGACAACATCAAAACAACTTGATAACGCAAAAGATGCAAAATTAATTGGATATGGTTCTATGTTAATTGAATGTGTATTAGCTGTTATTGCTCTTATCACAGTTGGAGTTTTATTTAAAGACGGTAAAATGCCAGCTGGTTCTCCAGCAGTAGTTTTCGCTACTGGTGTTTCTGGATTTTTCGGAGCAATGGGATTTAGTGATATTGCTGTAAGAACTACATTTACAGTTATCTCTCTAGCTTTCTCAGCTTTTGCTTTAACTTCACTTGATACAGCTACTAGACTTGGTAGATTTTTATTCCAAGAATTATTCACTTCAAAAAATCCTGAAGAAAATAAAGGAATAACTAAATCATTTAGTAATATGTATGTGGCTACTGTTATAACTGTTTTCTTAGATGGAATCCTTTGTTTAGGTGGTTATAAAAATATTTGGCCAATCTTTGGAGCTTGTAACCAATTAGTTGCTGTTCCTTGCTTCTTAGGTGTATCTGTATGGCTTGCAAAAACTGGTAGAAATAATAAAATGTTATTTATCCCAATGGTATTTATGATTTGTGCTACTATGAGTTCTCTATTAATCTCTTTCAAAACTAACGTTTTATTATTAGTTAGTGGACAAGGAAAATTAGCAGTTCACGGTTTACAATCTGTTGTAATTTTCTTTATCTTTGGACTTGCTTTAATATTAGTTATTGAAGGAACAAAAGTTTTAATGAGTTTAAAAAAGAAAACTCCTGTAGCAAATAAAGTTTAG
- the topA gene encoding type I DNA topoisomerase — protein MKKNDKKNLVIVESPAKAKTIEKILGNDFLVTASFGHIRDLPKSTLGVDIENNFTPNYSTIRGKGEVTKNLKALAKKSEKVYLASDPDREGEAIAWHIAHTLKLDENENNRIEFNEITASAIKDAIKHPRKIDMNKVNAQQARRILDRLVGYEVSPLLWKAISSNTSAGRVQSVALKLICELEDSIKAFVPEKFWDITGEFKDKINLALYKVEDKKIDKLKDEKVVEKIKTLKGEEFLVDGAKVTKKTKNPPLPLKTSTLQQLSSSYLGFSATKTMKIAQGLYEGVNINGTHKGLITYMRTDSVRISEEAVQMAKDYILENYGKDYVGEGVKKTTKKQENIQDAHEGIRPTDVNFTPEYLSKFLDKDQLKLYTLIWERFLISQLAPMKYEQFELLCSKDGIQFRGVLNKILFDGYYKLFKDEEDIPLGDFPNIQKDDKLKLVKLNIKEDFTKPPARLTESSLIKKLESDGIGRPSTYAAIINTLKDREYVTLKGKSFVPTELGYEVERVLDENFKNFMNVKFTADMENKLDDIAEGKEKWQEILKNFYTELSKYIEKYKKIVDADENKIIVSDMPCPCGEGYMIMKNGRFGRYLACSNEDCKQNISLRGIEIPMEEIKAGKIHVKDIVEQKIAEKKGKPTDVLADNGSPMLLKFGRFGSYLESENYSSDNIRTPLPSEIKKALALNEIPEENGVVKLNLRLQAIKSEEKAILDKAGVCEKCGRPFRIGKGRWGRYLACTGYPECKNIKNLDKDGNVIEKKEKEETKKTTKKTKK, from the coding sequence ATGAAGAAGAATGATAAAAAAAATCTAGTTATAGTAGAATCACCAGCTAAGGCAAAAACAATAGAAAAAATACTAGGAAATGATTTTTTAGTAACAGCATCTTTTGGACATATAAGAGATTTGCCGAAAAGTACCTTGGGAGTAGATATTGAAAATAATTTTACTCCAAATTATTCTACTATTAGAGGTAAGGGAGAGGTAACAAAAAATTTAAAAGCCCTTGCAAAAAAATCAGAAAAAGTATATCTGGCTTCTGACCCTGATAGAGAGGGAGAGGCTATTGCTTGGCATATTGCCCATACATTAAAATTAGATGAAAATGAAAATAATAGAATAGAATTTAATGAAATTACAGCTTCAGCTATAAAAGATGCTATAAAGCACCCAAGAAAAATAGATATGAATAAAGTTAATGCTCAACAAGCTAGAAGAATTCTTGATAGACTTGTGGGATATGAGGTAAGTCCACTTTTATGGAAAGCTATCTCTTCAAATACAAGTGCAGGACGTGTTCAATCTGTTGCTCTGAAGCTTATCTGTGAATTGGAAGATAGTATCAAAGCTTTTGTTCCAGAGAAGTTTTGGGATATTACAGGAGAGTTTAAAGATAAAATAAATCTAGCTCTTTATAAAGTTGAAGATAAAAAAATAGATAAACTAAAAGATGAAAAAGTAGTAGAGAAAATAAAAACTCTTAAAGGAGAGGAATTTTTAGTTGATGGAGCAAAGGTAACTAAGAAAACTAAAAATCCGCCACTACCATTAAAAACAAGTACACTACAACAACTTTCATCTTCATATTTAGGTTTTTCAGCTACAAAAACTATGAAGATAGCTCAAGGACTTTATGAAGGGGTAAATATAAATGGAACTCATAAAGGGCTTATCACTTATATGAGAACAGACTCTGTAAGAATTTCTGAAGAAGCTGTTCAAATGGCAAAAGATTATATTTTAGAAAATTATGGTAAAGATTATGTTGGTGAAGGAGTAAAGAAAACTACTAAGAAACAGGAAAATATCCAAGATGCCCATGAGGGAATAAGACCTACTGATGTTAATTTTACACCAGAATATCTTTCAAAATTTTTGGATAAAGACCAATTAAAACTTTATACTCTTATTTGGGAAAGATTTTTAATTTCTCAACTTGCACCAATGAAATATGAGCAATTTGAACTTCTTTGCTCAAAAGATGGAATTCAATTTAGAGGAGTTTTAAATAAAATATTATTTGACGGATATTATAAACTATTTAAAGATGAAGAGGATATTCCTTTAGGAGATTTTCCAAATATCCAAAAAGATGATAAATTAAAACTTGTAAAATTAAATATCAAAGAGGATTTTACAAAACCACCTGCAAGACTTACAGAATCATCTCTTATTAAAAAATTAGAGTCTGACGGAATAGGAAGACCATCAACATACGCAGCTATTATCAATACTTTAAAAGATAGAGAATATGTAACTCTAAAAGGAAAAAGCTTTGTACCAACAGAACTTGGATATGAAGTAGAAAGAGTATTAGATGAAAATTTCAAAAACTTTATGAATGTAAAATTTACTGCTGACATGGAAAATAAGCTTGATGATATAGCAGAGGGAAAAGAAAAGTGGCAGGAGATTTTAAAAAATTTCTACACTGAGCTTTCAAAGTATATAGAAAAATATAAAAAAATAGTAGATGCTGATGAAAATAAAATTATAGTTTCAGATATGCCTTGTCCTTGTGGTGAGGGGTATATGATAATGAAAAATGGAAGATTTGGAAGATATTTAGCTTGTTCCAATGAAGACTGCAAACAAAATATCTCTCTTCGTGGAATAGAGATTCCTATGGAGGAGATAAAAGCTGGAAAAATACACGTTAAAGATATTGTTGAACAAAAAATTGCTGAGAAAAAAGGGAAACCAACTGATGTATTAGCAGACAATGGTTCTCCAATGCTACTTAAGTTTGGAAGATTTGGAAGTTATTTAGAGAGTGAAAATTATTCTTCTGATAATATCAGAACGCCTCTTCCTAGTGAAATAAAAAAAGCCTTAGCTTTAAATGAAATCCCAGAAGAAAATGGAGTTGTAAAATTAAATTTAAGACTTCAAGCTATAAAAAGTGAAGAAAAAGCTATTCTTGATAAAGCTGGAGTTTGTGAAAAATGTGGACGTCCATTTAGAATAGGTAAAGGAAGATGGGGAAGATATTTAGCTTGTACAGGTTATCCAGAATGTAAAAATATAAAAAATCTTGATAAAGATGGAAATGTAATAGAAAAAAAAGAGAAAGAAGAAACAAAAAAAACAACTAAAAAAACTAAGAAATAG
- the dprA gene encoding DNA-processing protein DprA, with product MDWYRLRVVSIKDNIIFRLMSSFERYQDIFKLSEEQLKIYFKLDEITISLLQKSKNIDIEKEIKFLEKNKVKVISLKDKDYPVGLKNISHPPVFLYYRGDINLAKENTIGVVGTRQASSYGKRACEKITSELVNSKVVTVSGLASGIDTICHKTTLEKNGKTIAVVGSGLDIIYPRENRKYWEEIGEKGLIISEYPLGTEPLAYNFPMRNRIIVGLSRGILVVESKERGGSLITASLALDEGRDVFAIPGDINSPVSIGTNNLIKDSKAKLVTCGEDILDEFGWKKIDKEETILGLSDDEAKIYNSLVREKNLDELVIITGIKPKTLLAILMNMEINGYISSVSGGKYIRKAR from the coding sequence ATGGATTGGTATCGTTTAAGAGTTGTTAGTATAAAAGATAATATTATTTTTAGGTTAATGAGTTCTTTTGAAAGATATCAAGATATATTCAAACTTTCTGAAGAGCAACTAAAAATATATTTTAAACTTGATGAAATAACAATTTCATTGTTACAGAAGTCTAAAAATATAGATATAGAAAAAGAGATAAAATTTTTAGAAAAAAATAAAGTAAAAGTTATATCATTAAAAGATAAAGATTATCCTGTGGGATTAAAAAATATTTCACACCCACCAGTATTTTTATATTATAGAGGAGATATAAATCTTGCAAAAGAAAATACAATAGGAGTTGTGGGAACAAGACAAGCCTCATCTTATGGGAAAAGAGCTTGTGAAAAAATAACATCAGAACTTGTAAATTCAAAAGTAGTTACTGTAAGTGGATTAGCTTCAGGAATAGATACAATTTGTCATAAGACTACATTGGAAAAAAATGGAAAAACAATAGCAGTTGTCGGTTCTGGGCTTGATATTATCTATCCTAGAGAAAATAGAAAATACTGGGAAGAGATAGGAGAAAAGGGACTTATTATATCCGAATATCCTCTTGGTACTGAGCCACTTGCTTATAATTTTCCTATGAGAAATAGAATTATAGTGGGACTTTCGAGAGGAATTTTGGTAGTTGAAAGTAAGGAAAGAGGTGGAAGTTTAATAACAGCTTCTCTAGCACTTGATGAAGGAAGAGATGTATTTGCCATTCCGGGAGATATAAACTCTCCAGTATCAATAGGAACAAATAATCTTATAAAAGATTCAAAAGCTAAACTTGTAACTTGTGGAGAGGATATTTTAGATGAGTTTGGCTGGAAAAAAATAGATAAAGAGGAAACTATTTTGGGCTTGTCAGATGATGAGGCTAAGATATATAACTCTTTAGTGAGAGAAAAAAATCTAGATGAACTTGTAATTATCACAGGAATAAAACCTAAAACACTTTTAGCTATACTTATGAATATGGAGATAAATGGGTATATTTCAAGTGTTAGCGGAGGAAAATATATAAGAAAAGCAAGATAA
- a CDS encoding tetratricopeptide repeat protein encodes MKYFLKIFLVLAISLNSFANSYFDNAGLLDGTVNIDYSDMEEAEGFLEKDEERPTKITFEYVDKKTKAKKSFFIKIIQQKPDDPRPAEIATIEELVKRETIREKAAAMLKYYNKTFREHLEKISGDSREVYNLGNYYFTHNQYEKARDVFSKNIDSVENLFGAATTNRFLGDYNMAIAYYSEVIDMNPNLAEPYFGRGICYRNKDKTREALADFLKYKSMKNSEEAYAALGNIYIIRKDFSNAKFILNEGKLLYPKSKVINDLLVRAHGK; translated from the coding sequence ATGAAATATTTTCTTAAGATTTTTTTAGTATTAGCAATTTCTTTAAATTCATTTGCAAATAGTTATTTCGATAATGCAGGTTTACTTGATGGAACAGTTAATATAGATTATAGTGATATGGAAGAGGCTGAGGGATTTTTAGAAAAAGATGAAGAAAGACCAACAAAGATAACTTTTGAATACGTGGATAAAAAAACAAAAGCTAAAAAAAGTTTTTTTATTAAAATTATTCAACAAAAACCAGATGATCCAAGACCTGCTGAGATAGCCACTATTGAGGAGTTGGTAAAAAGAGAAACTATAAGAGAAAAAGCAGCAGCCATGCTTAAATATTATAATAAAACTTTTAGAGAACATTTAGAAAAAATAAGTGGTGATTCAAGAGAGGTTTATAATCTTGGAAATTATTATTTTACACACAATCAGTATGAAAAAGCTAGAGATGTTTTTAGTAAAAATATAGATAGTGTAGAAAATCTTTTTGGAGCAGCGACAACTAATAGATTTTTAGGTGATTATAATATGGCGATAGCTTATTATAGTGAAGTTATAGATATGAATCCAAATCTTGCAGAACCATATTTTGGTAGAGGGATTTGTTATAGAAATAAAGATAAAACAAGAGAGGCTTTAGCTGATTTTCTAAAATATAAAAGTATGAAAAATAGTGAAGAGGCTTATGCAGCACTTGGAAATATTTATATAATAAGAAAAGATTTTTCAAATGCTAAGTTTATTTTAAATGAGGGAAAATTGTTGTATCCTAAATCAAAAGTGATAAATGACCTTTTGGTAAGAGCTCACGGAAAATAA